Proteins from a genomic interval of Medicago truncatula cultivar Jemalong A17 chromosome 3, MtrunA17r5.0-ANR, whole genome shotgun sequence:
- the LOC112420238 gene encoding uncharacterized protein yields MVLILQKAASIGFSPSESRQLISSLAHPSWSWIWNLQVPEKYKFLIWLACQNVVPTLSLLHRRNIAPSPTCARCGEEDETFLHCVRDCHFSRSIWQKIGFTCNDFFTATSAHDWFKIGMSSSLPDIFFAGLWWVWRHRNLMCLNNENMSLFRLCNNIVSAAADINSAFDSEENVNHSDRFVKWNNRNHHDHILNVDGSCLGTPSRTGYGDILRNSAGLLISGFSGFIPNSTDILQAELTAIHQGLHMVIDLNMNDVMCYSDSLLAVNLIMNDTPRYHTYAVLIQNIKDLLSVRNITLHHTLREGNQCADFFAKLGANSEVHLVVHQLPPADLLPLLRDDAIGTVFIRR; encoded by the coding sequence ATGGTACTTATTCTACAAAAAGCGGCTTCCATTGGCTTCTCACCTTCAGAGTCCCGGCAGCTGATATCATCCCTAGCTCACCCCTCTTGGTCTTGGATTTGGAATTTGCAGGTTCCGGAAAAGTACAAGTTTCTCATCTGGCTCGCTTGTCAAAATGTTGTACCAACTCTTTCCTTGCTCCACCGCAGAAACATAGCGCCATCTCCCACCTGTGCTCGATgcggagaagaagatgaaacctTCCTGCACTGTGTCAGGGACTGTCATTTTTCTAGAAGCATATGGCAGAAAATTGGGTTTACATGTAATGATTTCTTCACAGCTACATCAGCTCACGATTGGTTCAAGATCGGTATGTCCAGCTCCCTCCCGGATATCTTTTTCGCTGGTCTTTGGTGGGTTTGGAGACATCGTAACTTAATGTGCCTTAATAATGAAAACATGTCTCTTTTTCGGTTGTGCAACAATATCGTTTCAGCAGCTGCAGATATCAATTCTGCCTTTGATAGCGAGGAAAATGTGAACCATTCTGACCGTTTCGTGAAATGGAACAACAGGAATCACCATGACCATATTCTTAATGTGGATGGCAGCTGCTTAGGCACTCCCTCACGCACCGGTTACGGTGATATTCTCCGTAATAGTGCAGGCTTGCTCATCTCAGGATTTTCCGGTTTCATCCCGAATTCGACGGACATATTGCAAGCCGAGCTAACCGCGATTCACCAAGGTCTGCATATGGTTATTGACTTGAATATGAATGACGTCATGTGCTACTCGGATTCCCTTCTTGCAGTTAATCTTATTATGAATGACACTCCGAGATATCACACCTACGCCGTCCTCATTCAGAACATAAAGGATTTGCTTAGTGTTCGAAATATCACTCTCCATCACACATTAAGAGAGGGGAACCAATGTGCGGATTTCTTTGCCAAGTTGGGTGCTAATTCAGAAGTTCATCTTGTCGTCCACCAATTGCCGCCAGCTGACCTCCTCCCTCTGCTTAGAGATGATGCTATAGGCACTGTCTTTATTAGGAGATAG